DNA from Krasilnikovia cinnamomea:
GGCAATCCTGGACAACGGGCCGTACGGTCGGCGTCAGCAGATCATTGACGGAATCCTTATCCACCGTCGGTGACACGGGCCGGTGACGGGAGTGGATGGATGCGGGTACTCGTGGCGGACGACGAGCGGCTGCTGGCGGACACCGTCGCCGAAGGGCTGCGCCGCTTGTCGATGGCGGTGGACGTCTGCTACGACGGCGACGCCGCGCACGAGCGGATGAGCGTCGTCCGGTACGACGTGGCCGTGCTCGACCGCGACATGCCCGGCCGTACCGGTGACGAGCTGTGCCGGTGGACGGTCACGGAGAACGGTGCGACCCGGGTGCTGCTGCTGACCGCCGCCGCCGGGCTGCGGGACCGGGTGGAGGGTCTGGGCCTGGGAGCGGACGACTACCTGGCGAAACCCTTCGCGTTCGCGGAGCTGGCGGCGCGGATCCAGGCGCTGGGCCGCCGGGCGGCGCCCGCCGTCCCGCCGGTCCTGGAACACCGGGGCGTCGTGCTGGACGAGGCCCGGCACGTCGTCACCCGCGACGGTTCGGTGGTGGCGTTGACCCCGAAGGAGTTCGCGGTGCTGCACGTGCTCCTGCGGGCCCGTGGGCAGGTGGTGAGCGCCGAGGAACTGCTGGAACGGGCGTGGGACGAGCATGTGGACCCGTTCACCAACGTGGTGCGCGTGGTGATGATGACGCTGCGCCGCAAACTGGGCGACCCGCCGCTCATCGAGACGCTGCCCCGCGTCGGATACCGGCTCGCCCCGTGAGCATGCGGGCCCGTACGGTCCGGCGGCGCCTGCTGGTGGTCTGCCTGGTGGTGGCGCTCGTGGTGATGGTGGTCGACCGCTACTCCGCCACGTTTACGTACTGGGTGACCTTCGCGCAGGTGTGTTCCCTCTGGGAGGAGCATCCCCGGCCGTACGAGACGTGCGACATGGTCAACGAGTACCTGCCGATCCAGTCGCCGCTGGCGTTCGCGCTGCTGGCCGTCGTGCTGTGGGCAGGATCCCGGTGGGTGACCCGGTGGGTGCTGGGTCCCGCCCGTGATCTCGTTCCGGGGATCACGCAGATCGGGCCGCAGAACCTGGGCTACCGCATCGGCGCGGGCCGCCCGTCGCACGACGAGTTCGCCCCGGTGGTGCGTGCCCTGGACGACATGATGGAACGGATCGCCGGGGGATACGAGGCCCAGCGCCGTTTCTCGGCCAACGCCTCGCACGAGCTGCGTACGCCGCTGGCGGTGCAACGCGCGCTCATCGAGGTGGGCCTCGCGCAGGAGCCGACCGCCGACCAGCTGTCCCTGCTCAGCAGGCAGATGCTGCAGGCCAACGAACGCAACGAGCGGCTCATCGAGGGCCTGCTGGTGCTGAGCGAGGCCGACCAGGGCCTGGCCGCCAAACTGCCGCAACGTCTCGACATCATCGCCCGCCAGGTCGTCGACGCGCAACGGGAGGCTTCCGTCGCGGTGTCGCTGACCTGCGACCTGTCCCCGCGCACCGTGGACGGCGAACGGGTACTGCTGGAACGGCTGGTCACCAACCTCGTGCAGAACGCGGTCAAGTACAACCGTCCCGGTGGGACCGTGCACGTGACGGTCGGCGGCGACCCCGCGCTGACCGTCGTCAACACCGGGCCGCCGGTGCCCGCGGACGCCGTGCCCCGGTTGTTCGAGCCGTTCCAGCGGCTGGCCGACCGGATCGACCACAGTGGCGGCAGCGGGCTGGGGCTGGCCATCGCCCGCTCCATTACCCGGGCCCACGGCGGCACGATCGTGGCCGAGCCCGCGGGGTCGCCGGAACACGGTGGCCTGCGGGTGACCGTACGCATGCCTGTGTCGCACGACGAAGCCGTGCCGCCCGCGCGAAGCCGGACCGGGAAGGTGCGCTGACCGCGGGCGAACGCCGCCCGCGGCGCCGCCCTTTCGGGCCGGACCACGGCCGCCACCCCTGATTACGATCATGCGGACGTGCGGTCGCCCGGACTGCTCCGGGAGGTGGTCATGAACGTCGCCGGTGTGTTTCTCTGGCTCGGGCTCTTTCCCGGCGTGGTGGCGGCCCTCTCCGCCGCCATCGCGGCGGGGAGCGTCCGGCGCAGCCGACGGTTGCGGCGGGCCGTGCCCGTGACGTGCCGGGATCTGGCGGACATGCGCAAGCCGCCGAAGAAGGTGATCGTCGCGGGACGGGTGAACGCCGGTCCCGGTGGTCTGCTGACGGGCCCGGTCACCATGCGGCCATGCCTGTGGTGGCAGGTGGACGTGTACTCGACGCGGGAGTACCGGGACAACACCGTCACCCGGCAGCGCACCGTCCACGACCTGCGCCGGTCGGGAAACGCGGTGGAGCTCGCCGATGACACCGGCTCCGTGCTGCTCGACGGCGACGTGTTCGGCAAGGTCATCGTGGCGGCCGAGGACAGCGACTCCTCGTGGGGGGTCACGACGCAGGACATGGTGGAGGAGGGCAAGCGGCGGCACCGGCTGCTGCTCGGCCGGCTCCGGGACGCCGACATCTGCGATTTCGTGGAGAACCGTCCGCTGGAATTCACCGTCTTCGAGAAGCGCCTGGAGCCGGAGCGGAAGGTGACCGTGCTCGCCACCCCGGTACGCCACGAGCAGGGCTGGCGGCTGGCCGCCTGGCGCGGCGACGGCGCCATCGTGCACGACCTGGCGCAGCTACGGGCCGACGCCGACAAGGAGGCCCGGAAGAACGCCCGCTTCGCGGTGGTGTTCACCAAGGTGACCGCCGTGGTGTTGGGTATCGCCGGGATCGCCCAGGTCGTGCAGTTCTACACGTGACGCCGCGTCACCGTCAGGCGCGCATGACGGTGGCGATGGGGATCCGGGCGGCCCGGATGGCCGGGACGAATCCACCGAGGACACCGGCGATGATGCCCGCGATGATGCCCGCCACCCCGGCCTCCCACGGGAACTGCACGTTGTGCAGCAGCGGTTCGGAATCGCCGACCAGGGTGGTGAGCACCTTCAGGGCGGCGATGCTCGTACCGATCGCGGCGGCCGCGGTGAGCAGACCGGTCAGCAGCGTCTCGGCCAGCACGATGCCCGCCAGCAGCATGCGCGGGGTGCCGACGGCCCGGCGCAGCGCGAACTCCTCGACCCGCTCACCCACCGTGGCCAGGCCGACGTTGAGGATGCCCGCGACGCCGATCAGCAGAACGAGCCCGGCCATCGAGAAGAAGACCAGCCGGATCAGCTTCAGCTCGCCCTCGCGTTGCTTGCGCGAGTCGATGGTCTCCGTGTACATGTCCACGCCGGCGCCCTTGAGCCGGGAGGTCAGCACCTGCTCGACCGGGGTCGGTGGAGCCAGCATCACCCGCAGCTCGCCGTTGGCCAGGCCGGCGGCGGGCAGCCAGTTGGTCAGCTCGTCGAGCCGCGCGTAGGCGTGCGGTTGTGCGTCCCCGTCGTCGACCACGCCGACGAACTGTGGCGTGAGGTTGGTGGGGGCGCCGGCGACGCGCATCTCGGCGGGCACGTGGTGCCGTTCGAAGCCCTTCGCCGCCTCCTTGTTGAGCACCAGCCGCGGCGCCAGCGCCGGCACGGTGGTGAAGTCCAGCCAGCGCCCCGACTGCGGCCGGAACGGCCGGAACGTACGGATGTCGCCGGTCAGCGCGGTGAGCCGTACCTCGACGGCCTGGCCGGTCGGGCCCGACGACATGGGCTCGCAGTGGCCGTCCGGGAAGCAGGTCTCGCCCCCGCCCCAGTTCTCGTCCAGCGGCGACCCGCCCTCGTTGACCGGGCGGACGCCGGGTTCGCCGATGATGCCGGAGACCGTCAGCGACGCCACCGCGTCGGGCCGTCCGCGCAGGCTCGTGACGACGATGTCGGCGGCCTTGGGGCTCGACGGCATGTCGATCATGCGGGTGCCGTCGACACCGGCGGTGAGTTCCAGGTCGGTCAGCATCGCGCGGTCCGCGATGCTGGCGCCCGCCTGCACGACCACCACGGCGAGGACGCCGAGGAACAGGCTCACCATGGACAACAGCGTCCGCAGCTTGCGCGCCCGGATGCCCTGCAGGCCGATGATCAGCGACGACCGGTACCGCCCCGAGAACCTCCTCACGCCGTGCCCGCCTTCGGCATGCGCTCGCGGCCCTCGCTGCGCTCGGTGCACTCGCTCATGCTGTGCCGGCCGGGCATGCGCTCGCGGCCCTCGCTGCGCTCGGTGCACTCGCTCATGCCGACACCCGTTCGTTGAGGACCCCGTCGACGAG
Protein-coding regions in this window:
- a CDS encoding response regulator transcription factor, yielding MRVLVADDERLLADTVAEGLRRLSMAVDVCYDGDAAHERMSVVRYDVAVLDRDMPGRTGDELCRWTVTENGATRVLLLTAAAGLRDRVEGLGLGADDYLAKPFAFAELAARIQALGRRAAPAVPPVLEHRGVVLDEARHVVTRDGSVVALTPKEFAVLHVLLRARGQVVSAEELLERAWDEHVDPFTNVVRVVMMTLRRKLGDPPLIETLPRVGYRLAP
- a CDS encoding sensor histidine kinase codes for the protein MRARTVRRRLLVVCLVVALVVMVVDRYSATFTYWVTFAQVCSLWEEHPRPYETCDMVNEYLPIQSPLAFALLAVVLWAGSRWVTRWVLGPARDLVPGITQIGPQNLGYRIGAGRPSHDEFAPVVRALDDMMERIAGGYEAQRRFSANASHELRTPLAVQRALIEVGLAQEPTADQLSLLSRQMLQANERNERLIEGLLVLSEADQGLAAKLPQRLDIIARQVVDAQREASVAVSLTCDLSPRTVDGERVLLERLVTNLVQNAVKYNRPGGTVHVTVGGDPALTVVNTGPPVPADAVPRLFEPFQRLADRIDHSGGSGLGLAIARSITRAHGGTIVAEPAGSPEHGGLRVTVRMPVSHDEAVPPARSRTGKVR
- a CDS encoding ABC transporter permease — encoded protein: MRRFSGRYRSSLIIGLQGIRARKLRTLLSMVSLFLGVLAVVVVQAGASIADRAMLTDLELTAGVDGTRMIDMPSSPKAADIVVTSLRGRPDAVASLTVSGIIGEPGVRPVNEGGSPLDENWGGGETCFPDGHCEPMSSGPTGQAVEVRLTALTGDIRTFRPFRPQSGRWLDFTTVPALAPRLVLNKEAAKGFERHHVPAEMRVAGAPTNLTPQFVGVVDDGDAQPHAYARLDELTNWLPAAGLANGELRVMLAPPTPVEQVLTSRLKGAGVDMYTETIDSRKQREGELKLIRLVFFSMAGLVLLIGVAGILNVGLATVGERVEEFALRRAVGTPRMLLAGIVLAETLLTGLLTAAAAIGTSIAALKVLTTLVGDSEPLLHNVQFPWEAGVAGIIAGIIAGVLGGFVPAIRAARIPIATVMRA